In the Streptomyces sp. SJL17-4 genome, CGTGGAGAGCTTTCCCTGGCGTTTCTCCTCGGTGATCTCGGTCGGCAGCCACCAGGAGGACGACCCGGACCTCCACCTCTACAACCCGGAGCCCCCGGTGGAGTTCTTCGCCCCGGGCCAGCGGGTGCAGGTGGCGTGGCTCGGCGGTACGTCGATCCGTACGTCCGGCAACAGCTTCGCCACCCCTTTCGTCGCCGGGCTCTGCGCGCGCATCCTGTCGAGCCGACCGCGGCTGACGCCGTTCCAGCTGAAGAACGCCCTGTACCTGTCCGCAGCCAACGTCCGTGTCCACGGCCGCCGGTAACGACCGGCGCCGGAAGGGAACCCCCATGGCCCAGACGATCGCCCCCGCCATGTCACCCGCGCCCCGGCCCGATCCGGCCATGGCGGAGCTTCTGCAGTCGGTCGTGGACACCGCGCGCGCCATCTTCGGCGCCGAGGCGAGCTCCATCCTGCTTCTGGAGGAGGCGGCGGACGAACTCGTCTTCGAAGCCGTCTCCGGGCAGGGACAGGAGTTCCTGGTGGGCCGGCGGTTCCCGGCGGGCCGGGGGATCGCCGGCTGGGTCGCCGCCTCGGGCGAGCCGATGGTCGTCGACGACCTGCACGACAGCACGTCCTTCGACCGGGACGTCGCCAAGTCCACCGGCTTCGTCCCGAACGCCCTGATGGCCGCGCCGCTCGTGCACGGGGACCGGGTCCTCGGCGTACTGGAGGTCCTCGATCCGTCTCCGCAGGCCCGGTCCAGTCTGTCCGAGCTCGACCTGCTGAGCCTCTTCGCCCGGCAGGCCGCCGTCGCCCTGCACGTCCTCACCACCCACGCACCTCGCCGGGCGGAGCCCGCCGCATCCGAGGACCCGGCGCGCACCGAGCTCCTGCGCCTCCTCGCGGAGGCCCGCCGCCTCCTGGAGGGGTGAGCACCCGAGGTGCCCCGGCCTGCCCCGGCCGCCCGACAAGCGACCGGGGCAGGCCGGGGCAGGCCGGGGCCGGCCGGGATGCCGGGTCAGGAGAGGTCGAACCGGTCCAGGTTCATCACCTTGTTCCACGCCGCCACGAAGTCGCGGACGAACTTCTCGCCCGCGTCCCGGGACCCGTAGACCTCCGACAGCGCGCGGAGCTGGGAGTTCGAGCCGAAGACGAGGTCGGCCGCGGTGGCCGTCCACCTGACCTCGCCGGTGCCGCGGTCCCGGCCCTCGTAGACGTTCTCGGTGGCGGTCGACGGCTTCCACTCCGTGCCCATGTCGAGCAGGTTCACGAAGAAGTCGTTGGTCAGGGTCTCCGGCCGGTCGGTGAACACCCCGTGCCGGGACGCGCCGAAGCCGGTGCCCAGCACCCGCATACCGCCGACGAGGACGGTCATCTCGGGCGCCGTCAGCGTCAACAGGTTGGCGCGGTCGAGGAGAAGGGTCTCCGGCGACAGCTTCTCGCCCGCCCGGAGGTAGTTGCGGAACCCGTCCGACCGCGGTTCGAGCACGGCGAACGACTCCACGTCGGTCTGCTCCTGCGAGGCGTCGGTGCGCCCCGGCGAGAACGGGACCGTGATGTCGTGGCCGGCGCTCTTCGCGGCCTGTTCGACGGCCGCGCAACCGCCGAGGACGATCAGGTCGGCGAGCGAGATCCGCACGCCGCCGGCCTGGGAGCCGTTGAACTCCTGCCCGATCCGGTCGAGGACGGCCACCGTCTCGGTCACCTCGGGAAGGGCGTTGACCTCCCAGTCCTTCTGCGGCGCGAGCCGGATCCGGGCACCGTTGGCGCCGCCCCGCTTGTCCGTGCCGCGGAAGCTCGCCGCCGACGCCCACGCGGTGGTGGCCAGTCGGGAGACGGAGAGACCCGCGTCGAGGATCCGGCGCTTCAGGCCGGCGATGTCCGTGTCCGTGACCAGGGCGTGATCGACCGGGGGGACGGGGTCCTGCCACAGCTGCGGCTCGGGAATCCACGGGCCGAGGTACCGCGAGACGGGCCCCATGTCACGGTGCAGGAGCTTGTACCAGGCGCGGGCGAAGGCGTCCGCGAGCTGGTCCGGGTTCTCGTGGAAGCGCTTCGCGATCGGGCCGTAGACCGGATCGAGCTTCAGCGACAGATCCGTCGTCAGCATGATCGGGGCGTGTCGCTTCGACGGATCGTGGGCGTCGGGCACCGTGCCCTGGGCCGAGGGATCCGTGGGGGTCCACTGCTGGGCGCCGGCCGGGCTCGTCGTCAGTTCCCAGTCGTACCCGAAGAGGTTGGCCAGGAAGCCGTTGTCCCATTTCGTCGGCGCGGTGGTCCACGCCCCCTCCAGGCCGCTGGTGAGCGCGTCGCCGCCCTTGCCGCTGCCGCACGTGTTGCGCCAGCCGATGGCCTGCTGCTCGATGGGGGCGGCCTCCGGCTCCGGACCGATACACGTGGGATCGACCGCGCCGTGACACTTGCCGAAGGTGTGGCCGCCGATGATGAGCGCGGCCGTCTCCTCGTCGTTCATCGCCATGCGGCCGAACGTCTCGCGAATGTCCCGGGCCGCGGCGATCGGATCCGGATTGCCGTTGGGGCCCTCCGGATTGACGTAGATCAGGCCCATCTGCACGGCGCCGAAAGGACCGGTGAGTTCCCGGTCGCCGCGGTAGCGCTCATCTCCGAGCCAAGTGTCCTCGGGACCCCAGAAGACCTCGTCGGGCTCCCAGATGTCCTCCCGTCCGAAGCCGAATCCGAACGTCTTGAATCCCATGGATTCCATGGCGCAGTTACCGGCGAAAACCAGAAGATCGGCCCAGGAGATCTTCCGGCCGTACTTCTGCTTGACCGGCCACAGCAGTCGGCGTGCCTTGTCGAGGCTCGCGTTGTCCGGCCAGCTGTTGAGCGGCGCGAAACGCTGCGCGCCGGAGCCGCCACCGCCCCGGCCGTCCTCGATGCGGTACGTCCCCGCCGCGTGCCAGCTCATCCGGATGAAGAGCGGCCCGTAGTGGCCGTAGTCGGCGGGCCACCAGTCCTGCGAGGCCGTCATCAGGTCGAGGACGTCCTGCTTCAGCGCGTCGACGTCCAGGGTCGCGAACTCCGCCGCGTAGTCGAAGTCCTCGTCCATCGGACTGGCCTGGGGCGAGTGCTGATGGAGGACCTGGAGGTCCAGCTGGTTCGGCCACCAGTCCCGGTTCGTCCTGGGACGTGTCTCCTTCGGGGCCGGGGCGGAGATTACCGGGTTCTCGCTTTCGCTGCCGGACACGTACGTCCTTCTTCCTGTCGCGATGTTTCCGTCTGCCGGCCGCATGCTCGTGACGTCGTCTGCTTTTCAGGTGTTGAGCACGGCGACTCGGCGTCCGTATGGTCGCGCACTGCGGACCGCACTGCTAAGAGAACACGCAGGGCACCGCCGCGTAACAAGCGGGCGGAATATGAAATGGCGCCGGCGGGCCGGCAAGGCGGCCGGCGACATTCCCGGCCCCGGAATTCGTACGAGAAAGGTGAAATCCTATGAGCGACCTGTTGGAGCGGCTGCGGGGGCGGGGCTGGCGCATGACCTCCCAGCGACGTGTCGTCGCCGAGGTCCTCGACGGCGAGCACGTCCACCTGACGGCCGACGAGGTGCACGCCCGCGCCGCGGAACGGCTGCCGGAGATCTCCCGGGCGACCGTCTACAACATCCTCGGCGAACTGGGCCGGCTCGGCGAGGTCGTGGAGGTCTCCCTCCACGGCCGCGCGAAGCGGTACGACCCCAACGCGCACCATCCCCACCAGCATCTGGTGTGCTCCGGCTGTGGCATCGTGCGTGACGTCCATCCGGCCGGCGACCCCGTGGCGGCGCTGGCCGGCCTCCCGGCCGAGGAGCGCTTCGGCTACGCGGTCACCGAGGCCGAGGTCACCTACTGGGGACTGTGCCCGGAATGCGCTCCCGGCCGGGTGCCGGGGGCGTCGAACCCGGGGTGACCTCCCCCGTGGACCCCGTCAGAGTCCGGCGACCTTGGAGCTCGCCGACAGTTCGTACACCAGCGTGACCGTACGCCGTCCGCCGGGCGGCAGGGTGACCTCCCAGCGGGCGATGCCCTCGGCGTCGACCGCGTCGGGCGCCGGGGAACAGGCCTCCTTGCGGAGCCGTACCTCCACCGCCGAGACCTCCGAGACCGGGATCCGCTCCCGGATCACGACCACCCGGTCGTCCGACTCCCCGGGAGCCGAGAACCGGGACACGTGCAGCCGGACCGTGCGCGTGACCACCGTCCGCTGGGTGATCCCGGTGGTGTCCCGGGCCTCCTCCGTCTCCCGGACCACCCGGTGGTCGTCGCGGCTGCCGAAGGCGAGTTCGACCGGGGCGCCGGGAGTGGCGAACTCGACCGTGCCCCGGCCGACGAAGCCGCTGCCGCGGACCAGGTCGACGGGTCCGGCCAGCAGCGCGTGCCCGGACCGGTTCTCGAACCGGACCACCTGGGTGACCAGCGGAGACACCTCGGGCGAGCAGGCGTACTCGCTCCCCGCGGCCGTACCGAAGACGGAGAGCGGCACCCGGTGCGCGCGGCCGTCCGAGGGCACGGAGACCGGCGTGGGGGAGTGCAGCACCCGCGTCTCGCCACCGTCGTCCACGCCGGGCAGGCCGAGGACCGGGACGGGCCCCAGCTCGCTGATGTCCTCCTCGCGCAGTTCGACGTCGACCGTGCGCCGCTCCGCCGCCGTACGGTCCTTGAGCGTCAGCCGGTCCTCGCCCAGCGACGGCGGTTCGGTGGCCGATGCCGACCGGGCCGTCGACAGCGTCAGCGCGACGCCGGTCCAGTCCTCGCCCGTGCGCTGCCAGACCATCGCGTCGGTCTCGAAGGTCACGGCCGCGCCGTCGAGCACGGCCCGGTAGGCGGGCCGCCACAGCGCGCACGGGACGAGGTGGCTCAGGCGCAGCCCGACCGGGCCGGCGGCCGCGGCCTCCACGGTCAGCTCGACATGGGCCACCAGCTCGGCGGGCTCCTCCTCGGCGGCGGCCATGGCCCGCCGGACCTCGTCGAGCTCGGCCGCCAGTGCGGCCAACCGGGCTTCAACGGTATGGAGTTCCTCGCCGTAGGTGTCGCGCTCGGCGTCCACCCGGTCCAGTTCGCGGCTCCAGCGCGGCCCTTCGGCCTCCCCGAAGCCGGCGCCTTCGCCGATGTCCCGCAGGACATCGGTGGTGAGGTGTCCGAGCACGTCGAGGCGGGTCCGGAGCCGGTCGCGCCGCTGCTCCAGGGTCCCCCGCTCCTCCTCCAGGGCGTGGACGCGACGGCGCAGCGCGGAGTCGTCGGCGGCGGGCCGCCGCGGCGCGCGGGGCTCCCAGCTGCGGACGAGGCGTACGTCGAGCACGGTGGCCGGGTGACCGGAGGTCAACTCGGCGTGGAGGGTGCGGTCGACGGCCAGTGCGCTGACCGGCCCGAGCCGCAGCCGCTGGACGCCGCCCGCCAGGTCGAGCTCGACGGCGCGCTCGATGTGCGCGCGGTCCTCCAGGCAGGTGACGGCGGTGACAGGGGCGGCGGTCACGGGGACGGGGGCTGCGGCCACGCGGGCCGACGGCACGGCCGTGCCGTCGCCGGTGATCGTCTTCGAGGCGGTGGACATGGTCTGTCTCAGCTCCTGCGGTTGCCGCCGACCAGGGCTTTGCCGGCCGGGATGCGAATCTCGTAACCGCCGTCGAGGGCGGTGGTGCCACCGGCGGGCAGGTCCACCCGCCACACGCGGGTGCCCGGGGCATGCCGCTCGGACGCCCCGCCGTCCGGGCCTTTCTCGGGCGCCGTCCAGTCCGCCCGCTCCTCGATGCGTACGTCGGTGTCGGAGCTGACCGGCACCCGCTCGCGGAT is a window encoding:
- a CDS encoding GAF domain-containing protein; this encodes MAQTIAPAMSPAPRPDPAMAELLQSVVDTARAIFGAEASSILLLEEAADELVFEAVSGQGQEFLVGRRFPAGRGIAGWVAASGEPMVVDDLHDSTSFDRDVAKSTGFVPNALMAAPLVHGDRVLGVLEVLDPSPQARSSLSELDLLSLFARQAAVALHVLTTHAPRRAEPAASEDPARTELLRLLAEARRLLEG
- a CDS encoding Fur family transcriptional regulator; the encoded protein is MSDLLERLRGRGWRMTSQRRVVAEVLDGEHVHLTADEVHARAAERLPEISRATVYNILGELGRLGEVVEVSLHGRAKRYDPNAHHPHQHLVCSGCGIVRDVHPAGDPVAALAGLPAEERFGYAVTEAEVTYWGLCPECAPGRVPGASNPG
- a CDS encoding DUF4139 domain-containing protein, producing the protein MSTASKTITGDGTAVPSARVAAAPVPVTAAPVTAVTCLEDRAHIERAVELDLAGGVQRLRLGPVSALAVDRTLHAELTSGHPATVLDVRLVRSWEPRAPRRPAADDSALRRRVHALEEERGTLEQRRDRLRTRLDVLGHLTTDVLRDIGEGAGFGEAEGPRWSRELDRVDAERDTYGEELHTVEARLAALAAELDEVRRAMAAAEEEPAELVAHVELTVEAAAAGPVGLRLSHLVPCALWRPAYRAVLDGAAVTFETDAMVWQRTGEDWTGVALTLSTARSASATEPPSLGEDRLTLKDRTAAERRTVDVELREEDISELGPVPVLGLPGVDDGGETRVLHSPTPVSVPSDGRAHRVPLSVFGTAAGSEYACSPEVSPLVTQVVRFENRSGHALLAGPVDLVRGSGFVGRGTVEFATPGAPVELAFGSRDDHRVVRETEEARDTTGITQRTVVTRTVRLHVSRFSAPGESDDRVVVIRERIPVSEVSAVEVRLRKEACSPAPDAVDAEGIARWEVTLPPGGRRTVTLVYELSASSKVAGL
- the katG gene encoding catalase/peroxidase HPI; amino-acid sequence: MSGSESENPVISAPAPKETRPRTNRDWWPNQLDLQVLHQHSPQASPMDEDFDYAAEFATLDVDALKQDVLDLMTASQDWWPADYGHYGPLFIRMSWHAAGTYRIEDGRGGGGSGAQRFAPLNSWPDNASLDKARRLLWPVKQKYGRKISWADLLVFAGNCAMESMGFKTFGFGFGREDIWEPDEVFWGPEDTWLGDERYRGDRELTGPFGAVQMGLIYVNPEGPNGNPDPIAAARDIRETFGRMAMNDEETAALIIGGHTFGKCHGAVDPTCIGPEPEAAPIEQQAIGWRNTCGSGKGGDALTSGLEGAWTTAPTKWDNGFLANLFGYDWELTTSPAGAQQWTPTDPSAQGTVPDAHDPSKRHAPIMLTTDLSLKLDPVYGPIAKRFHENPDQLADAFARAWYKLLHRDMGPVSRYLGPWIPEPQLWQDPVPPVDHALVTDTDIAGLKRRILDAGLSVSRLATTAWASAASFRGTDKRGGANGARIRLAPQKDWEVNALPEVTETVAVLDRIGQEFNGSQAGGVRISLADLIVLGGCAAVEQAAKSAGHDITVPFSPGRTDASQEQTDVESFAVLEPRSDGFRNYLRAGEKLSPETLLLDRANLLTLTAPEMTVLVGGMRVLGTGFGASRHGVFTDRPETLTNDFFVNLLDMGTEWKPSTATENVYEGRDRGTGEVRWTATAADLVFGSNSQLRALSEVYGSRDAGEKFVRDFVAAWNKVMNLDRFDLS